Proteins encoded in a region of the Solanum dulcamara chromosome 9, daSolDulc1.2, whole genome shotgun sequence genome:
- the LOC129902419 gene encoding uncharacterized protein LOC129902419 — translation MFLQRLSRTSSQKYAPSDWSDYFDQEDDIQIPDSDDVFHVYMAGTEGPVIFCLHGGGYSGLSFALAAGKIKEKARIVAMDLRGHGKTSTQNDVDLSIERLCSDVFSVLKTMYGDAPPAIVLVGHSMGGAVAVHVAAKKSLPSLAGLVVVDVVEGTAMASLIHMQKILSNRMQHFSTPEKAIEWSVKSGSLRNIDSACVSIPSTLKYDDVKKCYTHRARLEETEQFWRGWYEGLSEKFLSSPVPKILLLAGTDRLDRTLTIGQMQGKFQMVVVRHTGHAIQEDVPDEFVTLILNFISHNRIGPHGIEIPGLRRPAQSKT, via the exons ATGTTCCTGCAGCGTCTTAGTAG GACTTCTTCACAGAAATATGCACCTTCAGACTGGTCAGATTATTTCGATCAAGAGGATGACATTCAGATCCCAGATTCAGATGAT GTATTTCATGTTTATATGGCAGGGACAGAAGGGCCTGTTATTTTTTGCCTGCATGGTGGTGGTTATTCTGG GCTCTCATTTGCATTGGCAGCAGGCAAAATTAAGGAGAAAGCTAGGATAGTGGCCATGGATCTAAGAGGACATGGAAAGACATCTACACAAAATGATGTAGATTTGTCTATTGAG AGGCTATGCAGTGATGTGTTTTCTGTTTTGAAGACAATGTATGGAGATGCTCCACCTGCAATTGTGCTTGTTGGCCACAG TATGGGAGGTGCAGTTGCAGTTCATGTTGCTGCAAAGAAATCACTTCCAAGTTTGGCTGGCTTGGTGGTTGTGGACGTTGTTGAG GGTACAGCAATGGCATCATTGATTCATATGCAGAAGATACTGTCGAACAGAATGCAGCATTTCTCGACCCCTGAAAAAGCG ATTGAATGGAGTGTCAAATCAGGCTCTTTGAGAAATATTGACTCTGCTTGTGTATCAATCCCCAGCACATTGAAATATGATGACGTAAAAAAATG TTACACGCATAGAGCAAGACTTGAAGAAACTGAACAGTTTTGGAGAGGGTG GTATGAAGGCCTTTCAGAAAAGTTTTTGTCATCTCCTGTGCCAAAGATATTGCTTTTAGCTGGGACAGACAGACTTGACAG AACCCTCACAATAGGTCAAATGCAAGGGAAGTTCCAAATGGTGGTCGTCAGACACACAGGCCATGCTATACAG GAAGATGTGCCTGATGAATTTGTCACTTTGATTCTCAATTTCATTTCCCATAATCGAATAGGCCCACATGGAATTGAG ATACCTGGACTTCGTCGACCCGCTCAATCAAAGACTTGA